Proteins found in one Gammaproteobacteria bacterium genomic segment:
- a CDS encoding phospholipid scramblase-related protein, with protein sequence MLEKLQQLSSLVVSQKVELFEALADFYETRNKYTVLDGAGRMLFLAIEQPSAKGMGEWGRRQLLKSRRPFNMLVMTEDAQTAIRIVRPFRLYYQRVDIFDAKGRRLGAVEKQFSLLRRIYSVYDVSGREKYRLFGPLLKPWTFKIRDNSREYGEIVKKWSGLTKEAWTDADNFGIQFPAQWDIKLKAVFLGAVFLIDYVHFEDNFEG encoded by the coding sequence ATGCTCGAGAAATTGCAACAACTCAGCAGCCTCGTGGTAAGCCAGAAGGTGGAATTGTTCGAGGCCCTCGCGGACTTCTACGAGACCCGCAACAAATACACCGTTCTGGACGGGGCCGGACGTATGCTTTTCCTGGCCATAGAACAACCCTCCGCAAAGGGCATGGGCGAATGGGGCCGGCGCCAGCTGCTGAAATCCAGGCGCCCTTTTAATATGCTCGTCATGACGGAGGACGCCCAGACGGCCATACGAATCGTGCGGCCATTCCGCCTCTACTATCAACGGGTTGATATCTTTGACGCGAAGGGGCGGCGGCTGGGGGCAGTCGAGAAACAGTTCTCGCTACTGCGCCGCATCTATTCGGTGTACGACGTTTCCGGCAGGGAGAAATACCGGTTATTCGGCCCCTTGCTAAAACCGTGGACCTTCAAGATCAGAGACAACAGCCGCGAGTACGGCGAGATCGTCAAAAAATGGAGCGGCCTGACCAAGGAGGCCTGGACGGACGCGGACAACTTCGGCATCCAATTCCCGGCGCAATGGGACATCAAATTGAAGGCGGTGTTCCTGGGCGCGGTGTTCCTTATTGATTACGTCCATTTCGAGGACAATTTCGAGGGCTGA
- a CDS encoding Na(+)/H(+) antiporter subunit D: protein MSASSLPPWLWFFAAACLLPLLRQRAGKALLLLAPLLGAACLLGAPEGPLLEFSLFGVALTPYRLDPLSRVFALLFHCAALMSLLFAMHVRDRMQHAAALAYIGSALMAVCAGDLVTLFLAWEAMALSSTFLVWARRTPAAFTAGCRYLAAQLLSGLLLLSGLLWRIGATGDAGFGYIGLDDAAGWLIFLAFGIKCAFPLLHNWLTDAYPEATPTGTVFLCIFTTKVAVYAMVRGFPGSEPLLYLGVVMACFPIFYAVIENDLRRVLAYSMINQLGFMVCGVGTGAALGLAGAVAHACNDVLFKGLLFMSMGAVLQATGRCDAAGLGGLYRSMPRTAFLCVIGAASISAFPLFNGFVSKSLIMEAVLAGGHPWLWLALLFASAGVFHHAGIKIPFFAFFGHDSGIRGADPPANMLLAMAAAALLCVLIGCFPGPLYALLPFPVSYSPYETGHVIAQLQLLCFSALAFVWLRQTGLYPPELPSVNLDAEWTYRRLLPAAWRRAGAAASVPQRALAGTLAALQARGARGGRRLLRAAVRDGYAASGAAALGALAALAALMLLYYLGRAS, encoded by the coding sequence ATGAGCGCGAGTAGCCTGCCGCCCTGGCTCTGGTTCTTTGCCGCCGCCTGCCTGCTGCCTCTGCTGCGGCAGCGCGCCGGCAAGGCGCTGCTGCTGCTCGCTCCCCTGCTGGGCGCCGCCTGCCTGCTCGGCGCCCCGGAGGGGCCGCTGCTGGAGTTCTCCCTGTTCGGGGTCGCGCTCACTCCCTACCGGCTCGACCCGCTTAGCCGCGTCTTCGCGCTGCTGTTCCACTGCGCCGCCCTGATGAGCCTGCTCTTCGCCATGCATGTGCGCGACCGAATGCAGCACGCCGCCGCCCTGGCCTACATCGGCAGCGCCTTGATGGCGGTGTGCGCCGGCGACCTGGTAACCCTGTTCCTGGCCTGGGAGGCAATGGCCCTTAGTTCGACCTTCCTGGTCTGGGCGCGGCGCACCCCGGCGGCCTTTACCGCGGGCTGCCGGTACCTGGCGGCCCAGTTGCTGTCCGGGCTGCTGCTGCTGAGCGGCTTGCTCTGGCGCATCGGCGCGACCGGCGACGCGGGGTTCGGCTACATCGGCCTGGACGATGCCGCGGGCTGGCTGATCTTCCTCGCCTTCGGCATCAAGTGCGCCTTCCCGCTGCTGCACAACTGGCTGACGGACGCCTACCCGGAGGCCACGCCCACGGGGACCGTTTTCCTGTGCATTTTCACCACCAAGGTCGCGGTCTATGCGATGGTGCGCGGCTTCCCCGGCAGCGAGCCGCTGCTCTACCTGGGCGTGGTCATGGCCTGCTTCCCGATCTTCTACGCGGTGATCGAGAACGACCTGCGGCGGGTGCTGGCCTACAGCATGATCAACCAACTGGGCTTTATGGTCTGCGGGGTCGGGACGGGGGCGGCGCTGGGGCTGGCCGGCGCCGTCGCCCACGCCTGCAACGACGTGCTGTTCAAGGGCCTGCTGTTCATGTCCATGGGCGCGGTGCTGCAAGCCACGGGGCGCTGCGACGCCGCCGGGCTGGGCGGGCTGTACCGGAGCATGCCCCGCACCGCGTTCCTGTGCGTCATCGGGGCCGCTTCCATCTCCGCCTTCCCGCTGTTCAACGGTTTCGTCAGCAAGTCCCTGATCATGGAAGCGGTGCTCGCCGGGGGGCATCCGTGGCTGTGGCTGGCCCTGCTGTTCGCCTCGGCGGGGGTATTCCACCATGCCGGGATCAAGATTCCCTTCTTCGCCTTTTTCGGCCACGATTCCGGGATTCGCGGCGCCGACCCGCCCGCCAATATGCTGCTCGCCATGGCGGCGGCGGCCCTGCTCTGCGTGCTTATCGGCTGCTTCCCGGGGCCGCTGTACGCGCTGCTGCCCTTCCCGGTGAGCTACTCTCCCTACGAGACCGGCCACGTCATCGCGCAATTGCAGCTGCTGTGCTTTTCGGCCCTGGCCTTCGTATGGCTGCGGCAAACCGGCCTCTACCCGCCGGAGTTGCCTTCCGTCAACCTGGATGCGGAATGGACCTACAGGCGCCTGTTGCCCGCCGCCTGGCGGCGGGCGGGCGCAGCCGCCTCGGTGCCGCAACGGGCGCTGGCGGGGACGCTGGCGGCATTGCAGGCGCGCGGCGCGCGCGGGGGCCGCCGCCTGTTGCGCGCCGCCGTCCGGGACGGCTACGCAGCCAGCGGCGCCGCCGCCCTGGGCGCCCTGGCGGCGCTCGCCGCCCTGATGCTCCTCTACTACCTGGGGCGGGCCTCATGA